A genome region from Halichondria panicea chromosome 15, odHalPani1.1, whole genome shotgun sequence includes the following:
- the LOC135348379 gene encoding uncharacterized protein LOC135348379: MYAASDSRNEDTPNNPSLMELQREPVIHFSITIFQENFSNQAISRNNQTSTRDYNVINEQDTSQQLLTSAILALKPKEFKPKRCEVSLEQTEKDSVNEKIRPTGHYIVSRFCFKVVVTLSTTIKHDNKECETRYKQMSPFPDDWPPPLKEKFTKLARKKQIRLIQAKHQPSIQYDYATGNVDNIVERKKAITLEQIFEPLSGDSEIAAPNRYIFVMDGAPGVGKTTLSRKICIDWAQGKLIKDHHVVIFKPLRELRGDTAASQEPLKQLELINESYTEVDAIRLAGSTKVSVAGAKIHSISEAKAVNESSNSEQVLNEAMKAGFVHVNTTNILFFGMAGTGKTSTKHLLLGVPPYQDRNSTPLASTAERIRINRKIRDTTTLKMVAQEDPSRTWKPVTSDDLQRIVADAIKYYVSSSDPNSELSAIPQELSIALKQLEAINESDMEVDTIRSAGAGAKMTQERERSKSLNTVSNVMANIKRFSDYDHTAVQEKFGSHWIYMIDSGGQPHFHNLLPLFMPKISVALYILRLSDCLDDHPLVEYYKDSKPVGECFKSHLSVLDNFKYLVQSIQSHSENCKLICIGTHKDHQSECKETLSEKNKTLLNFVEKNFTAFFNLGKKDVIFPMDCKHCDPDSNDVAQTIRAYIHKLSQNLNINNEVLVPFWWFVLEIVVEKVSNDENRQVLSKTECVEIAKALHNFHEDALCEALKFFHEHHIFHYYPAILPNVVFCDTQVLLDKVTEVVEFAAYSRGSTTSIHGLGNWLNFTDKGIITIELLSDKNFEKHYVDGLFAPTHLIEIFKHLLIATPFGIFSRRQDKRFYMPSLLSLLPPTQVNDKRAELLKTGLIPLVLHFKNNWQCCGVFCCLQVYLIKECEWEIEMEDHQLSRNFVQFVHREEDCFITLIDGFSFLEIHSSNNQKEMLSLIYENVHSGLRSAYRALKYTYEDPKVSFLCPHDFLEFQPLSTETSPQVPHHPACVMSEDNVMRCTLCKEMTYRLEDGHKDWVSACELKDPLASGQHTRLLPADKEGETVSKRQKNNVTVQG; encoded by the exons ATGTATGCAGCTAGTGACTCCAGAAATGAAGATACTCCAAATAATCCTAGCCTCATGGAACTGCAGAGAGAGCCTGTAATACACTTCAGTATCACAATTTTTCAGGAAAATTTTTCGAACCAGGCCATTTCCAGAAATAACCAGACAAGTACTCGAGACTATAATGTAATTAATGAGCAAGACACAAGCCAGCAGCTGTTGACATCTGCGATACTTGCATTGAAACCAAAAGAGTTCAAACCAAAACGATGTGAAGTCTCCTTGGAACAGACAGAAAAAGATAGCGTGAATGAAAAAATTAGACCTACTGGCCACTACATTGTAAGTCGTTTTTGCTTCAAAGTGGTTGTCACACTTTCTACTACCATTAAACACGATAATAAAGAGTGTGAAACCAGGTACAAACAGATGTCACCTTTTCCAGACGATTGGCCACCACCATTGAAAGAGAAGTTTACAAAACTAGCGAGAAAGAAACAGATTCGcttaattcaagctaaacacCAACCATCAATCCAGTATGATTACGCTACTGGTAATGTGGACAATATTGTTGAGAGAAAGAAAGCGATTACGCTAGAACAGATCTTCGAGCCTTTAAGTGGCGATTCTGAAATAGCTGCACCAAACAGGTACATTTTTGTAATGGACGGAGCCCCAGGAGTAGGCAAAACCACACTCAGCAGGAAGATATGCATTGATTGGGCACAAGGGAAGCTCATCAAGGACCACCACGTTGTTATCTTCAAACCACTAAGAGAACTAAGAGGTGACACAGCTGCCTCACAAGAACCCCTAAAACAACTTGAACTTATCAATGAATCGTATACCGAAGTTGACGCAATTCGTTTAGCTGGTTCAACTAAAGTATCAGTAGCTGGAGCAAAAATTCATTCTATTTCAGAAGCAAAGGCCGTCAATGAATCATCAAACTCTGAGCAAGTCCTTAATGAAGCCATGAAGGCTGGATTTGTCCATGTGAACACTACTAATATCTTATTCTTTGGAATGGCCGGTACTGGTAAAACCTCCACTAAGCATCTCCTTCTGGGAGTGCCTCCTTATCAAGATCGAAATAGCACTCCATTAGCTAGCACAGCAGAGAGGATACGTATTAATAGAAAAATTCGTGACACTACAACGCTGAAAATGGTAGCTCAAGAAGATCCCTCAAGAACATGGAAACCAGTGACTAGTGATGACCTACAACGCATTGTTGCtgatgctattaaatattatGTATCCAGCTCAGATCCTAACTCTGAATTATCTGCTATCCCACAAGAACTCAGCATTGCTCTAAAGCAACTTGAAGCTATCAATGAATCCGATATGGAAGTTGACACAATTCGTTCAGCTGGAGCTGGAGCAAAAATGACACAAGAAAGAGAAAGGAGTAAATCTCTCAACACTGTTTCGAATGTAATGGCGAATATTAAGCGGTTTTCTGATTATGATCATACTGCTGTTCAAGAAAAGTTTGGATCTCATTGGATCTACATGATCGATAGTGGTGGCCAACCACATTTTCATAATCTACTGCCACTCTTCATGCCGAAGATTTCTGTAGCTCTGTACATTCTTCGTCTCTCTGACTGCCTAGACGACCATCCACTGGTTGAATACTACAAAGACAGTAAGCCAGTTGGTGAATGTTTCAAGTCACATCTCTCAGTTCTCGATAACTTCAAATATCTCGTGCAGTCAATTCAATCTCACAGTGAAAACTGCAAGCTGATATGCATTGGTACTCACAAAGACCATCAATCTGAATGCAAGGAAACATTATCTGAGAAGAATAAAACTTTGTTAAACTTTGTGGAGAAGAATTTCACTGCGTTTTTTAATTTGGGGAAAAAAGATGTCATATTTCCTATGGATTGCAAGCACTGCGATCCTGACAGTAACGATGTGGCACAAACAATCCGTGCATATATTCATAAACTCTCTCAAAATCTGAATATAAATAATGAAGTCCTGGTCCCTTTTTGGTGGTTTGTTTTGGAAATTGTAGTCGAGAAAGTTTCTAACGATGAAAACAGACAAGTTTTAAGCAAGACCGAATGTGTAGAAATTGCAAAAGCATTACATAATTTTCACGAAGATGCACTTTGTGAAGCCTTAAAATTCTTCCATGAGCATCACATCTTTCACTACTATCCTGCTATTCTTCCAAATGTGGTATTCTGTGATACTCAAGTGCTACTTGATAAGGTAACGGAAGTTGTCGAGTTTGCTGCATACTCGCGAGGAAGTACCACTTCAATACATGGGTTAGGAAACTGGTTAAACTTTACTGATAAAGGAATTATTACCATTGAACTTTTATCTGATAAGAATTTTGAAAAACATTATGTCGATGGACTTTTTGCACCCACTCATCTCATTGAAATATTCAAGCACTTGCTGATAGCCACCCCATTTGGTATATTCTCGCGAAGGCAAGATAAGCGTTTCTATATGCCATCACTTCTATCCTTGCTCCCACCAACTCAAGTCAATGACAAACGAGCTGAATTGCTTAAGACAGGTTTgatcccactcgttttacactTCAAAAAtaactggcagtgctgtggagtgttttgTTGTCTCCAAGTGTACCTGATTAAAGAATGTGAATGGGAAATTGAAATGGAGGATCACCAGTTGAGTAGAAACTTTGTACAATTCGTTCATCGAGAGGAAGATTGTTTTATCACGCTAATTGACGGATTTTCATTCCTCGAAATTCATTCCAGTAACAATCAAAAAGAAATGTTGTCTTTGATATATGAAAACGTTCACTCTGGTCTTCGATCTGCTTACCGAGCCCTAAAATACACATATGAGGATCCTAAAGTATCATTTTTGTGTCCCCATGATTTTCTCGAATTTCAACCACTTTCAACTGAAACAAGTCCCCAAGTGCCCCACCACCCAGCTTGTGTTATGTCTGAGGACAATGTTATGAGGTGTACTCTATGCAAGGAGATGACGTATAGGCTAGAAGATGGTCATAAAGATTGGGTCTCTGCTTGTGAACTCAAAG ATCCTCTAGCCTCAGGACAGCACACGAGATTATTGCCAGCAGATAAAGAAGGTGAAACTGTGTCAAAGCGTCAGAAGAACAATGTCACTGTACAAG GTtaa